Proteins from one Gimesia maris genomic window:
- a CDS encoding sigma-70 family RNA polymerase sigma factor, with translation MNQIPHEQFVSLLARHHNLIRGFIGTLLPHQTDADDVFQQTCLVLWRKWDTFDETQSFSSWACGIAFYEVKNFQRVQSRDRHYFSDEILSLIAAQQSSSLTESEHRQRILQNCIQKLDAESRKLIQDCYHADISIKELAEQTGRSCDALYKKLSRLRLKLMDCMQQTLHSAEMGS, from the coding sequence ATGAATCAGATCCCCCATGAACAATTTGTTTCTCTGCTGGCGCGACATCACAATCTGATTCGCGGATTTATTGGAACATTACTCCCCCACCAGACAGACGCTGACGACGTGTTTCAGCAGACCTGCCTGGTGCTGTGGAGAAAATGGGATACATTCGACGAGACTCAGAGTTTTTCCTCCTGGGCCTGCGGGATCGCCTTTTATGAAGTGAAGAACTTCCAACGGGTCCAGAGCCGGGATCGGCACTATTTTTCTGATGAAATCCTCTCACTCATCGCTGCACAACAATCGTCATCACTGACTGAAAGCGAACACAGGCAGCGGATTTTGCAGAACTGTATTCAAAAGCTGGATGCCGAAAGCCGTAAACTCATCCAGGACTGCTATCACGCTGACATCAGTATTAAAGAATTGGCCGAGCAGACAGGACGTTCCTGTGATGCACTCTATAAGAAACTATCACGTCTGCGACTGAAACTGATGGACTGCATGCAACAGACACTCCACTCTGCGGAGATGGGATCATGA